Part of the Brachyhypopomus gauderio isolate BG-103 chromosome 17, BGAUD_0.2, whole genome shotgun sequence genome, AGGCTGCACTTCCTCTTGTTGACTGGGACAGTACAGCACCTCCCACAGGCGCTGCTTAATCCTGCGGCCCAGATCCAAGCTGTAGGGCCGAGGCTGTCCGGAGGGAGTCCTGAGCATGGGATCCACGACACGGTGGTAGATGTCTTGGTACCCCTGCACACTGTGGCCGTGGATCATCAAGGGATCGTCTCTGCTCAGCTGGCCACAGATGGAGCTCATGGCTGTGTTGGATGAGTGAGCAGTGGTTGGGAGTGAACAGAGGTGTGGAAGAATAGCAGCGTTGTTCATATAGCACTCCTCCACAAACTCTGAGGGCTTTCCCAGACTCTCCAGCATCTcagtctccctcttcctcctctttgcaGGCTAAATCAAGACAATAAAAAAGTTATTTTCATCGATCATTCACTACCTGCACAAAATGGAGGGCATATTTCTAACCTGCTACTACAGTTCAGGCTTGAGGCTTTAGAACCATTTATCACAATTGTTCACCTACATCTGAATTTACCTCAGTTTTAAAGGAGGTGTCTGGCTTCATCTGAGGAGTTTTCTCTGTGGCTTCAGACTTGGGACCTTCACTTGTAAATGTTGAAACTCCATCCACCAAATAATCCCTAAGCCGCTTTGAAGGTGATATGTTCTTTCCTAGGCCGTATACAGCTGTAGAAGTACGCTTCTTAGTGTTCTGAAACAACACATTAAACATcacagtttttatcttaattcaCTGTACATCAATGAACATCCATTTTATGCTGTTACACTTTAAAATGTTAATCTACATGAGAAGTAACATGAGAAAGATTACCATTGCTTTTGATAGGTAAAATGTCAATGTTCTTGTTGAAAAGTCTTGAATCTGTGTGTTGATATCTGACTCAAGATTGAAACTGATATTTTGTTTAAGCTTGGTTGCCATTACCAGTATTCTTTTGAAAATTCCaaatgtatttcaaaagaatttactgactcccagtctgtcccggagtgtccgctgcctgactcccagtctgtcccggagtgtccgctgcctgactcccagtctgtcccggagtgtccgctgcctgactcccagtctgtcccggagtgtccgctgcctgactcccagtctgtcccggaggccattctgcctgactcccagtctgtcccggaggccATTCTGCCTGACACTCAGATGGAGTCGGTTCCTGTTCATCCAGCTTACCAAGAGCCCCTATGCGGTACTTCTGTTACAAATTCGACCACAGAAGAGCCTTCTGGAAGTGTCCTTTCTATTTTTGATCTTTTAAACAGCTTTGACTGTAGGACTATGCCCTTACTCCTTGCTCCTGTTCCAGGTTATGTTTTAGTCCCTGTGCCTGTTATGATGTCTTTGCCTGTACTGGTTCCTGTTGTTCGGGAAGTGTGTAAACATTACGTTTCTGTTCCTATGTGTTTGTCTATGCCTTGTGTGCTTACGTATTGGGTGCCGGTGCATATgtctgttgttttgtgtatattgttatctgtttttgtgtgttcatctggTGTTAGTTTTGTTCCCCATGGCCCCTCTTCGGAGTCTCCATTGGGTTCCGGTTTAGCTGAGTCTGTGCCTGCCAGTCCGGTGTCCGTTGCCCTGGATCCTGTCCAGTGCCCCAGGGATCTGCGACCCTCccgttctcttggaacaaattctCAGTCGGTCGGGCCCGTGTCTGCGTCGGCTGGGCCTCGGTACTGTCTTCGAGTGGTCCTGCGCTGGGGTCTTCGTGTTCTGTTAGGGATCCTTCTGGTTCATTTTGCGAGTTTCCGAGAGACCATTTTGTTCTGAAAAAAATCTGTCTGATTACTGAAAACTACTACCAAGTTCAGAGAAAATTCTTCTTATGTAGgctacactatagacatgatatgtggtatagtgagtgtgtctttctctttcaATGTTGGAAACATGGCCTCCACCTTGGAAGCAGTTTAAGTTggtatgtgtgcacacatactAAACACAAAGCTCCCTCTGTTGGGGAGAACTACAGGTTATTTCTTACCTTTCACTAGCTGTGCAGTGAACTTGGTGAATTTTCTTGACATGGAAAACTTTGAAATTCATAGTAAATATCTTTCCAAAACTGGTGCACTCTCACTATTGGCCAATGTTCTACTGTTTCCTGGTGTAAGTTGTTTTATGGTGAGAgtgaactgggtcaaatattagttaatattagttaaatattaaatattagttaaTCCCAGTTGCAGCTATACCCTAAGAGTCCTTCCCTTGATTGCGTATACAGCTCAAACCACAACCCCAACGTAAAGAGTACTCCAAAATCGGTGATAAAGCTTGCTGCCTACTGCTAATTTAGTGTCACCGAATGCTAAACACTAACACTGCCCTCCAACAACCTGGCCACTAATCCTTCAGGACTAAAGTGCAAATGCAGGGCGTCCTCTCCCTTTCCCGTCTCCTTATCCTCCTTATTGTCCTTCTGAAATAATTTACTAAATTAACTGAAGTTTGAACAGCGGTCTGATTAAGAGGAACATTGAGGCACATTAAACACCTCATTGGCTGGGAGGGAAACCTGCCTCATGAACAACACTGTTTATTGGCTGGATGGGGCTGGGCATGTtggcaccctcctcctcctccttcttctcctccactcgcctctcttcctgctccgcctcctcacgcTCTTTTCTGTCCCTACAGGAAGAGTAAACccttcaaaatatatatttcaccagaaccaaaacagtactgtctctctcacacacacggtttCCTGACCTCTCCTCCCGTATTTTCCTCACTCGTTCTGCTCGCTCCTTCCTGTCTTGCTCCTCCCAGGCCCGCTGCTTGGCCGTGTCCCTCTGCACGCGCTCGGCGATCGCCTCGTAGTCCTCGGCGATGTTGCTCAGGAGCCATTTCAGGCCTCTCCTGATGGACTTGTCCACCGTCCGGCCGTAGCCCAACACCGCCGAGCACGGCTCCTGGTGAGGTCAGCACAAGTTCAGCCTCGTCTCGTTGGCTTGTTTTCTCAAAGGTACAGCTGGATTGTACCCCCCCCAGGAAAACCTTGTAGGCTACCAAGTTTCTCCCCGCTGTGAAGATGCTCACTGAATAAATACTCACAAGCTGACAGCGACATTTTTGCTCATTGACCAGCTTTTCCAGTGATAGGCTCTCAATGATGTCGGCTTCAGGCAATGCTCCTTCCTGGTCCTGCTTATTGGccagtctggggggggggggggggggtatagagTGAGCTCTGTGTGTACGCCAAGTGAAAGctctcacaaacacatgactcaaggtctgcacttcagagcactgaagtgtgtgcgtgtgcgtgtatgtgcctaacacggacaaaacacaaacaacaccgGACAACCAATACATCCTCATGGTGTCTGCCGTCTGCGATGTTGTGTCTCGTGATGTCTGTTACCACAATATCACGCTGGAGAATCATCTATGACAGGAGATGTCATGTGGATGATCTAAGGTGTGTGCTTCTCACAGTGACGTTGTAGGAACTATGGTGTTGAAGTGCAGGGGTGCTCTGAAGGCTGCGAGGAGGTCCGGGAAACAAGACGTGCGTGAGACGCGTGTGAGATGTAACGAGAGATGTGCCACTCACACTAGCACGGGCTTGCCGGCGATTCGAGGGTGTCGGAGGACCTCGGCCATGGTGGCTCTGGTCTCATGGATCCTCTGGATGTCGCTGGAGTCCACCACGAACACCACGCCGTGCGACTCTGAGTAGTAGTTCTCCCAGATGCCGCGGATGCGCTTCCCACCGCCGAGGTCGAAGATGGTCACCTGGAACTTGCCTCGTTTCAGGTCCACCTTGGAGAAGCCCACCGTGGGGGCCACATTGACTGGGTTCTCTGAGGGAGAGACATGCGTTACTGTGAGACTACGGTGCGCTTAGCGACCCGCAGTAGCTTTAACCTTGGAGCGAGCTGAACTTGTACCGACTCCGAGAGCGAGACTGGAGAGTTTCAGCCTTTACCCAGAGCTTTACTGATCATCTCATTAGCGTCCGTGGTCGTGCAGATTAAAAGTACAATTCAGATATCAGCGATTTATGGACAGTTTATAATCAAAATACACTGACTTACCTTGCAGGCTTACGCCACCTTTTCAGCCAGCTACAGCAGCTCGCCATCTCACTAAACCTTTTAATCTAGCTTTCACTCTGAAAACCTAAATGGTCAAGTATCTAACTGAGGTTAGGTGAGTGACAGGCAGGGAACGACACCGTGTCTGTGTCCCGTTATGCTGCAGGCTGCTTATACCCTCCAAAACACGATCTTAACTAACAGTCTTAACTAACAGTCAAACTAAATACAATTTAAACACagatattaaaaaaagaaaggtaATTACAGATATTTACAGAATTACAGATTTGTTTTTTACATAAACAGTAAAACGAATCTAGAAATAAAGCAGTTggtattgaatgaatgaatgaatgaatgaatcttcaacttatatagcgcctttctatatacccaaggaTATATTTATAGAAATAAAGCAGTTGGTTTTGATATAGAAATAAAGCTGTTGGTTTTAAACTTGGTCGATTCACGATCGTTAAAGATAGCGCTAGCTAACTTTAGAATCAAAACAAGACGCTTTGGTTGCTGTTTACCCCGCGTTCTCTGGCTGCTATGTCTGCATGTGATTTCATACGTTCTGTCCCGCTGGCACGACCGTCCATATCGGCAGTAGCGCCCCTAGTGGACAGTGTGAGGATGTCAGGCCCAACACCTCACACGTCTCGGTAGCCGCTAAGCGATACAAGAGTCGTTTAGTAACTTTTATTCTGTGAAAAGAAACCAATTACATTGCATACTTGGTCGAGGTCCAGTTTTTGTAACCTTCCTACACTCTTCAGTGACAAGTTATGATCAGTGGGATTCATTTtggaataaacaaaaacattttatactttcatatatgcattttataattttttttaggaCAAACATTTTGATATAAACCCTTGAACCCATCCCAATTATATAaaccattttaattttttttcaaacatttacataagatagaaaaaaattataaataagtAAATCACTGTTGCTCTTTGGAACAGTTCTGACATGTTTCTGTTGAGACAATATTTCTTCTCTTCATAATTCTGTTTAAAGAGAAGTCCTTTGGCAGGACACATAACATCAATGCTTTAGGAAGTTGTatgactgagacacacacacacacacacgcgcacacataagcacactctcacacttggTCCTACAAATACCTTGGTGTCCACCTACActaggtgtgtggcacacagcggcagcacacaaaacatgaaggggcaggaaggcagggacacaccccctgcagtccagcacctgaaacacagaacacaaaacatacattagatcaccctcaggtgagacggatcgcgggctccgcccacctgagggacaaacaccacaacaacgacaactgccgctgtggacggatgcgactggcacacagcggcagcacacaaaacatgaaggggcaggaaggcagggacaaggcagggacacaccccctgcagtccaggagctgaaacacagaacacaaaacatacattagatcaccttcaggtgagacggatcgcgggctccgcccacctcagggacaaacaccacaacaacaacaactgccactgtggacggaggcgaccggtagggggccggcgTACCGTGACAAATACAGAATATCTAATTGTAAAATATGAAGTTAATGATTATAGAA contains:
- the LOC143481240 gene encoding uncharacterized protein LOC143481240 — encoded protein: MATKLKQNISFNLESDINTQIQDFSTRTLTFYLSKAMNTKKRTSTAVYGLGKNISPSKRLRDYLVDGVSTFTSEGPKSEATEKTPQMKPDTSFKTEPAKRRKRETEMLESLGKPSEFVEECYMNNAAILPHLCSLPTTAHSSNTAMSSICGQLSRDDPLMIHGHSVQGYQDIYHRVVDPMLRTPSGQPRPYSLDLGRRIKQRLWEVLYCPSQQEEVQPD